A single window of Xylocopilactobacillus apicola DNA harbors:
- the trmD gene encoding tRNA (guanosine(37)-N1)-methyltransferase TrmD yields the protein MKIDVLTLFPEMFAALNSSVIGKALETKLVELNLINFREFTENKQRHVDDTPFGGGPGMLLMAQPLFSAYDTIDQGDTPRTIILDPGGRRFDQKFASELATEKHLVFICGHYEGFDERVKTLATDEVSLGDFVLSGGELVSMVMMDSVIRLLPGVLGNNESAQDESFANGLLEYPQYTRPREFRGLKVPDILVSGDHQAIRDYQLQEAIKRTKEKRPDLYQEFLAHESSDN from the coding sequence ATGAAAATTGACGTTTTAACACTTTTTCCCGAAATGTTTGCGGCTCTTAACTCGTCGGTGATCGGTAAAGCGTTGGAGACAAAGTTAGTTGAATTAAATTTGATTAACTTTCGGGAGTTTACCGAAAACAAACAGCGCCATGTTGACGATACACCTTTTGGTGGTGGACCGGGAATGCTTTTGATGGCGCAACCGTTATTCAGTGCATATGATACAATTGATCAAGGCGACACTCCGCGCACGATTATCTTAGATCCGGGCGGACGACGTTTTGATCAAAAGTTCGCAAGTGAACTTGCAACAGAAAAACATTTAGTTTTTATCTGTGGGCATTATGAGGGCTTTGATGAACGAGTCAAAACGCTAGCGACTGATGAAGTTTCACTTGGAGATTTTGTCTTATCTGGCGGAGAATTGGTAAGTATGGTAATGATGGATAGTGTGATTCGATTGCTGCCAGGAGTACTAGGCAACAACGAATCAGCTCAGGATGAATCATTTGCTAACGGTTTGTTGGAATATCCTCAATATACAAGACCGCGCGAGTTTAGAGGACTAAAAGTACCTGATATTCTAGTGAGCGGTGATCACCAAGCAATCAGAGATTATCAATTACAAGAAGCAATTAAAAGAACAAAAGAAAAAAGGCCAGATTTATATCAAGAATTTCTGGCTCATGAATCATCAGATAATTAA
- the rplS gene encoding 50S ribosomal protein L19: MNPIIEEITKDQKKTDLPKFKAGDTVRVHARIVEGKRERIQIFEGVVIKRKGGDAINATYTVRKMSSGIGVERTFPLHSPRVAKIEVMKVGKVRRSKLYYFRELRGKAARIKEVRK; encoded by the coding sequence ATGAATCCGATTATTGAAGAAATTACTAAAGACCAGAAGAAAACGGATCTTCCTAAGTTTAAAGCTGGCGACACGGTTCGGGTACATGCACGAATTGTCGAAGGCAAAAGAGAAAGAATTCAGATTTTTGAAGGTGTCGTAATTAAACGTAAGGGCGGCGATGCAATCAATGCTACTTATACTGTTCGTAAAATGTCCAGTGGCATTGGGGTAGAAAGAACATTTCCACTTCATTCACCACGAGTTGCTAAGATTGAAGTTATGAAAGTTGGTAAAGTTAGAAGATCTAAACTTTATTATTTCCGTGAACTTCGTGGAAAAGCAGCAAGAATTAAAGAAGTACGTAAGTAG
- a CDS encoding DUF896 domain-containing protein: MENKYLKRINELAHLAEKGELTDEQKKEQAELRQKYLAEFKEGFRSQIESLKVIDPEGNDVTPDKLKEIQKKKGLRKD, from the coding sequence ATGGAAAACAAATATTTAAAACGGATTAATGAGCTAGCTCACTTGGCAGAAAAAGGCGAACTTACCGATGAACAGAAGAAAGAACAAGCTGAATTACGGCAAAAGTATCTAGCTGAATTTAAGGAAGGATTTCGTTCACAAATTGAGAGTTTAAAGGTTATTGATCCAGAAGGAAACGATGTCACACCTGATAAACTTAAGGAAATCCAAAAGAAAAAAGGCTTACGTAAAGATTAA
- a CDS encoding YneF family protein yields the protein MIMWIILALVVGLIGGMVIGVFVARSTIKKELVEKPPITEDMMRAMMMQMGQTPSSKKLHQVMESMKEAQRKANKRKK from the coding sequence ATGATTATGTGGATTATTTTAGCGTTAGTTGTGGGCCTTATTGGCGGCATGGTGATTGGGGTATTTGTTGCTCGTTCAACAATTAAGAAAGAGTTGGTCGAGAAACCGCCAATAACTGAAGATATGATGCGTGCGATGATGATGCAGATGGGGCAAACACCCTCATCAAAGAAACTCCACCAGGTAATGGAGAGCATGAAAGAGGCGCAGCGTAAAGCAAATAAACGAAAGAAGTAA
- a CDS encoding ABC transporter ATP-binding protein yields the protein MNIFSKLSWFIKAEWKRYLIGISDLLFLAILHIFPPLIIGMIVDELNKHTLTWQTLLFQVFLILLLTLIDYGMRFIWRYALFGGAAKLEQTLRGRLFHHYLKMDEKFFQKYRVGDLMAHATNDISAVQQVVGGGVLSLVDAIVTGLTTIFAMIFIVSPKLTALTLIPMPFLAWTAFVLGKWMHKAYDHYQASFSRLDDKAQESMSGIKVIKSLGQEKEDFDDFAGLTQKSYRAARKIFYIDPLFDLSAQLFIGMTYVLTIFIGGGMVAAGSLSVGKLVSYFSYILNLTWPMFAIGQIFNIMERGDASYDRINFLMHEKSSIIESMHDDQKIPNGDLSYQIKSFEYPDDQDPALTNVKFDVKQGQMLGIVGPVGSGKSSIIKLLLRTFDEYDGEIVYSSKNIKEYSLDSYLHAIGYVPQDNFLFTSTIGENIKFARYDASISEIKQAAQIADIDRDIENFPKKYDTMVGQRGVSLSGGQQQRIAIARALITDPDILILDDALSAVDALTEKNILHNLKHERNGKTTVILAQRLSSVMDANEIIVMGSGSIVERGTHEELLALKGWYFDTWNKQESDRMGGLTDG from the coding sequence ATGAATATATTTTCAAAACTTTCTTGGTTTATTAAAGCTGAGTGGAAAAGATATTTAATCGGGATCAGTGATTTGTTGTTTCTTGCGATTTTACATATCTTTCCACCATTAATCATCGGAATGATTGTTGATGAGCTTAATAAACACACTTTGACCTGGCAAACTTTATTGTTCCAGGTCTTTTTGATTTTACTATTAACTTTAATTGATTATGGCATGCGTTTTATTTGGCGTTATGCGCTATTTGGCGGTGCTGCAAAACTAGAACAGACTCTTAGAGGGCGACTTTTCCATCACTATTTGAAAATGGATGAAAAGTTTTTCCAGAAATATCGAGTTGGCGATTTGATGGCGCACGCTACCAATGATATTAGTGCCGTTCAGCAAGTTGTCGGTGGGGGAGTTTTATCGCTCGTTGATGCGATTGTGACAGGTTTAACGACAATTTTTGCCATGATTTTTATCGTTAGTCCTAAATTGACGGCTCTAACTTTGATTCCAATGCCTTTTTTGGCCTGGACCGCTTTTGTACTCGGGAAATGGATGCATAAAGCTTATGATCATTACCAAGCCTCATTTTCTCGTTTGGATGATAAAGCACAGGAAAGTATGAGTGGCATTAAAGTAATTAAATCTTTGGGGCAAGAAAAAGAAGATTTTGATGATTTTGCGGGATTAACTCAGAAATCCTATCGGGCTGCTCGTAAAATTTTCTATATCGATCCGCTGTTTGACCTTTCAGCACAACTATTTATTGGAATGACTTACGTTTTGACAATTTTTATTGGTGGCGGGATGGTCGCAGCTGGTAGTTTAAGCGTTGGAAAATTAGTTTCCTATTTTTCATATATTTTGAATTTAACTTGGCCGATGTTTGCAATTGGTCAGATTTTCAACATTATGGAGCGAGGAGATGCAAGTTACGATCGAATTAATTTTTTGATGCATGAAAAAAGCAGCATTATTGAATCAATGCATGATGATCAAAAGATTCCAAATGGCGATCTGTCTTATCAGATTAAGAGTTTTGAGTATCCAGATGATCAAGATCCTGCTTTAACTAATGTGAAATTCGACGTGAAACAAGGACAAATGTTGGGGATCGTTGGACCCGTCGGGTCAGGTAAAAGCAGTATTATTAAACTTTTGCTGCGGACCTTTGACGAGTACGACGGCGAGATTGTTTACTCAAGCAAAAATATTAAAGAGTATTCGCTTGATTCGTATCTTCATGCGATCGGTTATGTTCCGCAAGATAATTTCTTGTTCACTTCGACGATCGGGGAAAATATTAAGTTTGCGCGTTACGATGCTTCTATTTCTGAGATTAAACAGGCGGCTCAGATTGCAGATATTGATCGTGATATTGAAAATTTTCCAAAGAAATACGATACCATGGTTGGTCAGCGGGGAGTATCGCTTTCTGGTGGACAGCAGCAACGAATTGCGATCGCCAGAGCGTTAATTACTGATCCAGATATTTTAATTTTAGATGATGCTTTGTCGGCTGTTGATGCACTCACAGAGAAAAATATTTTGCATAATTTAAAGCACGAACGAAATGGTAAAACGACGGTGATCCTTGCTCAACGTTTAAGCAGTGTGATGGATGCCAACGAAATTATTGTCATGGGCTCAGGTTCAATTGTTGAGCGCGGCACCCATGAAGAATTGTTAGCTTTAAAAGGTTGGTATTTCGACACTTGGAATAAGCAAGAATCAGATCGAATGGGAGGTTTAACTGATGGATAA
- a CDS encoding ABC transporter ATP-binding protein has translation MDNEEQNESVWAKHFTLKEQFHIVGRLNRYLMKYPWHLIFSIILGIVTSLVYIEMMTLIQTLLDEHLKKGETATKLLLGFTFSYLAFVIIRVITQYISSFVYYNAMERAKQDLRKTLYQKVMGLGMTFFDRVPAGSIVSRLVNDTESMNDFWYLFYAIISGIVSIITSLTTLYMKNSQLTLYLMCFIPVILIIARIYFYVSTKNYRQMRQRLSEINVKISESVEGINIIQQFRQERRIQKQFDQTNESYYNARKNVIKMNALLLAPIINLLNGLADILILSYFGVMSFHNPIEVGYVFLFVNLTSNFFNPFVNIMDVLSTFQDGIVSGSRIFRIMDSDVKNPEQHSKAELKITRGKVEFRHVNFSYNDHDPILKDLSFVVEPGQTLALVGHTGSGKSSIINVLMRFYEFGSGDVLIDDQDIRDYPIAEIRHKLGLVLQDSFIFYGDVKSNIRMFNTKISDQEVKQAAQIVHADRFIERLPQQYDEKVIEGGKQFSTGEKQLLAFARTMVTDPKILVLDEATANIDTQTEEQIQASLKAMQNGRTTIAIAHRLSTIVDADQILVLDSGQIIEAGTHETLIKRGGYYAKMFKLQHSAVD, from the coding sequence ATGGATAATGAAGAACAAAATGAATCAGTCTGGGCCAAACATTTTACTTTAAAAGAGCAATTTCACATTGTTGGTCGCCTTAACCGTTATTTGATGAAATATCCTTGGCACCTGATCTTTTCGATTATTTTAGGGATTGTTACGAGTCTTGTTTATATTGAAATGATGACTCTAATTCAAACGCTTTTAGATGAGCATTTAAAAAAAGGCGAAACGGCGACCAAGCTTTTGTTGGGTTTTACTTTCTCATACTTGGCTTTCGTGATCATTCGGGTTATTACGCAGTACATTTCTTCATTCGTTTACTATAACGCGATGGAGCGAGCTAAACAGGATTTGAGAAAAACGCTGTATCAAAAGGTAATGGGACTTGGGATGACTTTCTTTGATCGTGTTCCTGCTGGGTCCATTGTTTCAAGACTCGTTAATGATACTGAGTCGATGAATGATTTTTGGTACCTTTTCTATGCGATTATTTCGGGGATCGTCTCAATTATTACTTCCCTAACGACCTTGTACATGAAAAATAGTCAGTTGACGCTCTATTTAATGTGTTTTATTCCAGTGATTTTGATAATTGCGCGCATTTATTTTTACGTTAGTACGAAAAATTATCGTCAAATGAGACAGCGACTATCAGAGATTAACGTCAAAATTTCAGAATCGGTTGAGGGAATTAACATCATTCAACAATTTCGCCAAGAAAGACGAATCCAGAAACAATTTGATCAAACGAATGAATCTTACTATAATGCCCGCAAGAATGTCATTAAGATGAATGCTTTGTTACTGGCGCCGATCATTAATCTATTAAACGGATTAGCTGATATTTTGATTTTGTCTTATTTTGGCGTTATGAGTTTTCATAATCCGATTGAAGTCGGATATGTTTTTCTTTTCGTAAATTTAACCAGCAATTTCTTCAATCCATTTGTCAATATTATGGATGTTTTATCGACTTTTCAGGATGGAATTGTTTCCGGCAGCCGGATTTTTCGGATTATGGATTCGGATGTCAAAAATCCAGAGCAGCATTCGAAAGCTGAATTGAAGATTACAAGAGGTAAAGTTGAATTTCGTCACGTGAATTTCTCTTATAATGATCACGATCCGATTTTAAAAGATCTTTCATTTGTTGTTGAACCAGGGCAGACTTTAGCGCTTGTCGGACATACTGGTAGCGGCAAAAGTTCGATCATTAACGTTTTGATGCGCTTTTATGAATTTGGATCAGGAGATGTTCTAATTGATGATCAGGATATCCGGGATTATCCAATTGCAGAAATTAGGCATAAATTGGGACTGGTCTTGCAGGATTCATTTATATTTTATGGCGATGTTAAATCAAATATCCGGATGTTTAACACCAAAATTTCAGATCAAGAAGTGAAACAAGCTGCTCAAATCGTTCACGCAGACCGTTTTATTGAAAGATTACCGCAACAATACGACGAAAAAGTTATTGAAGGTGGTAAGCAGTTTTCAACCGGCGAAAAGCAGTTATTAGCTTTTGCTAGAACGATGGTCACTGATCCGAAAATTTTGGTTTTAGACGAAGCGACAGCCAATATTGATACTCAAACAGAAGAACAGATTCAAGCAAGTTTGAAGGCGATGCAAAATGGTCGGACAACAATTGCGATTGCGCATCGGCTTTCAACGATTGTTGATGCGGATCAAATTTTGGTTCTAGACAGCGGGCAGATTATTGAAGCTGGAACTCATGAGACTTTAATTAAACGGGGCGGATATTATGCCAAAATGTTCAAATTACAGCACAGTGCAGTTGATTAA
- a CDS encoding ArnT family glycosyltransferase, translated as MKEKKIDWSLGAILLLALFLYSWNICNAGNANDFYTAAIKSMTQSWANFWYASFDPAGYITVDKPPVALWFMTISAKIFGVHGWSVVLPSILFGVASIWLIYQLVSPYFGKTSGRLAALALTLTPIVVANSRSNNMDPTLIFFLLLAVYFLEKSIEVHQSRWLMLSFALVGVAFNIKMLQAFMILPMMYLFYFIASPCNLTQKLKNLSLATVVLVIFTLFWPLTVDLTPASKRPYIGGSTNNSVLNLAFGYNGIERLLGQSTQKNNSTPQAKIVSDQQKIDPAFMIGKPGLFRIFQADLGPQISWLLPLALIGAIGVLSVKKQQQILLWLAWLIPVYGFFSLANFFHPYYLVMLAPPIAALFGIGLPALVQLFYNGLAWQRMLLPGALIVTFLLQIYYVSFYYRWNAAILAIIAVLLTTSKQKNLLALVTVCLVAPAWWSLTPTIAGLSDAYPSAGPQLLRNKDHGFEIDQTLLTFLQKNRISAKYLFATNDSSTAAPYIIKSGEAVMAMGGFNGTDPVIDLKEFQKMVRAGEVKYYYYTNQCSGHQEIINWIVKNGKKISNSNFKNGTLYDLTGIIFQK; from the coding sequence ATGAAAGAGAAAAAGATTGACTGGTCTCTTGGGGCAATCCTCCTCCTAGCGCTGTTTCTTTATAGCTGGAACATTTGCAACGCTGGTAATGCGAATGATTTCTATACCGCTGCGATTAAAAGCATGACTCAAAGTTGGGCTAATTTTTGGTATGCGAGTTTTGATCCGGCGGGCTATATTACTGTAGATAAGCCGCCGGTGGCGCTGTGGTTTATGACAATAAGTGCTAAAATTTTTGGTGTTCACGGCTGGAGTGTGGTTTTGCCTTCAATTTTGTTTGGGGTAGCTTCGATCTGGCTAATTTATCAATTGGTGAGTCCATATTTCGGGAAAACTTCTGGTCGATTAGCAGCGCTTGCCTTAACCTTAACTCCGATTGTGGTAGCTAATTCTCGTAGTAACAACATGGATCCAACTTTGATTTTCTTTTTGTTACTGGCAGTTTATTTTCTTGAAAAATCAATCGAAGTTCATCAGTCACGGTGGCTGATGTTGAGTTTTGCGCTGGTGGGGGTTGCCTTTAATATTAAGATGCTCCAGGCTTTTATGATTTTGCCGATGATGTATTTGTTTTATTTTATCGCAAGTCCTTGTAACTTGACACAAAAACTAAAGAATCTAAGCTTAGCAACAGTGGTACTTGTGATATTTACCCTGTTTTGGCCGCTTACCGTCGATCTTACTCCTGCAAGTAAGCGGCCTTATATCGGTGGTTCGACTAATAATTCGGTGCTAAATCTGGCTTTTGGTTATAACGGAATTGAGCGCCTGTTAGGTCAATCGACGCAAAAAAATAATTCAACTCCACAAGCAAAGATTGTTTCAGATCAACAGAAAATCGATCCAGCATTTATGATTGGAAAACCTGGATTGTTTCGCATATTTCAAGCAGATTTAGGTCCGCAAATCAGTTGGCTCTTGCCATTGGCGCTGATTGGGGCAATTGGCGTCTTAAGTGTGAAGAAACAACAGCAAATCCTATTGTGGTTAGCTTGGTTAATTCCAGTCTACGGCTTCTTTTCGCTTGCAAATTTTTTTCATCCGTACTATTTGGTCATGCTAGCACCGCCAATTGCGGCGTTGTTTGGCATTGGCTTGCCAGCGTTAGTTCAACTATTTTATAATGGCCTAGCTTGGCAGCGAATGTTGCTACCAGGAGCGCTAATCGTGACGTTTTTACTCCAAATCTATTACGTATCGTTTTATTATCGATGGAATGCAGCAATTTTGGCTATTATTGCCGTTTTGTTGACAACATCAAAGCAAAAAAATCTTCTAGCTCTTGTTACAGTTTGCCTCGTGGCGCCGGCTTGGTGGTCATTGACACCAACGATCGCAGGATTATCCGACGCTTACCCTTCAGCGGGGCCACAACTATTACGTAATAAAGATCACGGTTTCGAGATCGATCAAACCCTTTTAACTTTTCTTCAAAAAAATCGCATCTCGGCTAAATATCTTTTTGCCACAAATGATTCCAGTACGGCTGCTCCTTATATCATTAAGAGCGGTGAGGCAGTGATGGCAATGGGCGGATTTAACGGAACAGATCCAGTAATAGATTTAAAAGAGTTTCAAAAAATGGTAAGAGCGGGCGAGGTAAAATATTATTATTATACGAATCAGTGTTCTGGACACCAAGAGATTATTAATTGGATTGTTAAAAATGGTAAAAAAATTTCAAATAGTAATTTCAAAAACGGAACACTTTATGATCTTACGGGCATTATTTTCCAAAAATAA
- a CDS encoding alpha/beta fold hydrolase → MKRKNILISLVILLVFLAVLAIGLKPKEDNSSSIDEPRKAIKEPLIMIPGSGGVADSYDSMIKVIQKNHSKTSVLKLTVDQKGKVRASGRLTSTASYPLVVVAFVDSSDQAVPEQGAWFGSALRYLSDHYEFERFNYLGHSNGGPIITYYLEEHVKPNDPKADRLMFLGAPFNGVEASDNKTISSDLKPLLVNKSKIPSNLIVRNFYSDVGDDSDGVVPVKSVKAGKLIYGQTASYEDRKLPGKVAHSWLIEGTSSGKEVNQFFFEKK, encoded by the coding sequence ATGAAACGAAAAAATATTTTAATTAGCTTAGTGATTTTGCTCGTTTTCCTAGCAGTTCTGGCAATTGGGTTAAAACCTAAAGAAGATAATTCTTCTTCAATCGACGAGCCTCGAAAAGCGATTAAAGAACCATTAATTATGATTCCCGGATCTGGCGGAGTTGCCGATAGTTACGATTCGATGATTAAAGTGATTCAAAAAAATCATTCAAAAACTTCTGTGTTGAAATTAACGGTAGATCAAAAAGGAAAAGTTCGAGCCAGCGGTAGACTAACGAGTACTGCGAGCTACCCTTTGGTGGTAGTAGCTTTTGTTGATAGTTCCGATCAAGCAGTGCCCGAACAAGGTGCTTGGTTTGGCTCGGCCTTGCGCTATTTGTCGGATCATTACGAATTTGAACGTTTTAACTATCTTGGTCACTCTAACGGGGGACCGATTATTACTTATTACCTTGAAGAGCACGTTAAACCGAATGACCCTAAGGCTGATCGCTTGATGTTTTTGGGAGCCCCATTTAATGGTGTTGAAGCCTCAGACAATAAGACTATTTCCTCTGATCTTAAACCGCTTTTGGTTAATAAAAGTAAAATTCCGTCCAATTTAATTGTCCGCAATTTTTACAGTGATGTCGGTGATGATTCAGACGGAGTAGTGCCAGTTAAAAGTGTCAAAGCAGGGAAATTGATTTATGGACAGACTGCAAGTTATGAAGATCGAAAATTACCTGGAAAAGTTGCGCACTCTTGGCTGATCGAAGGCACATCAAGCGGTAAAGAAGTGAACCAATTTTTCTTTGAAAAAAAATAA
- a CDS encoding aldo/keto reductase, producing the protein MVKIGKSSVETTPMGLGTNAVGGHNLFSNLDDQEGIRIVQKSIASGITLLDTAFVYGLGESEKLIGQAIKGMDRSKIQIASKGAQKLQPDGSLELDNSPEFLRQAVEDSLKRLNTDYLDIFYIHFPAGKTPLNEAVSALNDLKKAGKIRAIGVSNLSKDQLIEANRDGLVDVDEEQYSLIHREMEQDRFDYLKQEQISFVPYFPLASGLLTGKYQEEQSFPVGDVRHDDPNFKGQQFKEINQRVDVLRRLAAEHEVSVAEVVLAWYLKNPAISVVIPGAKKVSQVEDNAKSLNIKLNEQELLLIDQTFK; encoded by the coding sequence ATGGTTAAAATTGGTAAAAGTTCAGTTGAGACAACTCCGATGGGACTAGGTACTAACGCTGTTGGGGGGCACAATTTATTTAGTAATCTCGACGATCAAGAAGGGATTCGCATTGTCCAAAAATCCATTGCTTCAGGGATTACATTGCTTGATACCGCGTTTGTTTACGGATTGGGCGAATCCGAAAAATTGATTGGTCAGGCAATTAAGGGAATGGATCGAAGTAAAATTCAGATTGCTAGTAAAGGCGCCCAAAAATTACAGCCAGATGGAAGTTTAGAATTAGATAACTCGCCGGAATTTTTAAGACAGGCGGTGGAAGATAGCTTGAAACGGTTAAATACCGATTATCTAGATATTTTCTATATTCATTTTCCGGCTGGTAAGACTCCGCTTAATGAGGCTGTGTCAGCTCTTAATGATTTGAAAAAAGCTGGAAAAATTAGAGCAATCGGAGTTTCCAATTTAAGTAAAGATCAATTAATTGAAGCAAATCGTGATGGCTTAGTTGATGTCGATGAAGAACAATACAGCCTAATTCACCGCGAAATGGAACAGGATCGGTTTGACTATTTAAAACAAGAACAGATTTCTTTTGTTCCATATTTCCCTTTGGCATCCGGCCTGCTAACTGGTAAATATCAAGAAGAACAAAGTTTTCCAGTTGGAGACGTTCGCCACGATGACCCGAATTTTAAGGGTCAGCAATTTAAAGAAATTAATCAACGTGTTGATGTTTTGCGACGGTTGGCAGCTGAACACGAAGTCAGTGTAGCAGAAGTAGTTTTGGCCTGGTATTTGAAAAATCCCGCTATTTCGGTAGTTATTCCGGGAGCCAAGAAAGTATCGCAAGTTGAAGATAATGCTAAATCTTTAAATATTAAGTTAAACGAGCAAGAACTCCTTCTTATTGATCAGACTTTTAAGTAA
- a CDS encoding NfeD family protein, producing the protein MDYNFDDRLLWESVELTKENFHDNLLRLNGIYYRYECSTPLKIGETVIITGIKGNVLLLEKYLAGGKYANF; encoded by the coding sequence GTGGATTATAATTTTGATGATCGTCTTTTATGGGAATCGGTTGAATTAACTAAAGAAAATTTCCATGATAATCTTTTGCGTTTAAACGGAATTTATTATCGTTACGAATGTAGCACTCCTTTGAAAATCGGAGAAACCGTGATTATAACCGGAATCAAGGGTAACGTATTGCTATTAGAAAAATATCTGGCAGGAGGAAAATATGCTAACTTTTAA
- a CDS encoding SPFH domain-containing protein, with amino-acid sequence MLTFNWIALIILIVFVVFLILNRGIAIISQNQVGMVSTLGKYSRKIEPGMHLVLPFITRVDRVDLAQVPLKLNEQSVISKDNAEVIISLSLNYHVTDPYKFTFENADSVQSMIQQSRAHLRGIIGTMELNEVLNGTERINAQLSKELGSITDSYGVNVDRINIDTIQPTPEIQESMNKQINATREREAAIAKAEGEARSIELTTKANNDALIATAEANAQAVKVAADAETYRITKENEILSQSSDQYLAAQSIEAFGKLANSQSNTVVIPTSVTDSLGSIKTLGAVLENKKEK; translated from the coding sequence ATGCTAACTTTTAATTGGATTGCTTTAATTATTTTAATTGTTTTTGTGGTATTTTTAATTTTGAATCGAGGAATTGCTATTATTTCGCAAAATCAGGTGGGAATGGTTTCAACATTGGGAAAATATTCTCGTAAAATAGAACCAGGAATGCACCTGGTGCTTCCGTTTATTACACGGGTTGATCGCGTTGATTTAGCACAAGTGCCGCTCAAACTAAACGAACAGTCGGTAATCTCTAAAGATAATGCCGAAGTAATTATTAGCTTGTCTTTGAACTACCATGTCACAGATCCATACAAATTTACTTTTGAAAATGCTGATTCGGTTCAAAGCATGATTCAGCAATCACGAGCTCATTTGCGGGGAATCATCGGGACAATGGAACTTAATGAGGTTTTAAATGGAACTGAAAGAATTAATGCGCAGCTTTCTAAAGAGTTAGGCTCAATTACAGATTCATACGGGGTCAATGTTGACCGTATTAACATTGATACGATTCAACCGACGCCCGAGATTCAAGAATCTATGAATAAACAGATCAACGCCACAAGAGAACGGGAAGCGGCAATTGCAAAAGCTGAAGGGGAGGCAAGGAGTATTGAATTAACAACTAAAGCTAATAACGATGCTTTGATTGCGACGGCAGAAGCTAATGCTCAAGCTGTTAAAGTAGCAGCAGATGCTGAGACTTATCGAATTACTAAAGAAAACGAAATTCTTAGTCAATCCTCGGATCAATATTTGGCGGCTCAAAGTATTGAAGCTTTTGGTAAATTAGCAAATAGTCAGTCTAATACCGTTGTAATTCCAACTTCTGTAACCGACTCGCTGGGGAGCATTAAAACTTTAGGCGCGGTTTTAGAAAATAAAAAGGAAAAATAA
- a CDS encoding NUDIX hydrolase, translated as MKFKKFGQKGQVLSENKIYKGPIFDLVKQVIKTPDDLTVERDLIKHGPAVNILALTPDHRIILNEEYRTGVNREVIALPAGLTDPNESDEEAVRRELREETGYQAQEVKMMTYVTSSDGFTNEMVGLALVKFDPSNQGERHFDADEYVTNHLVPFEEALQLVKDGKIFSAHSVASILYFNNFERDF; from the coding sequence GTGAAATTTAAGAAATTTGGTCAAAAAGGACAGGTTCTAAGTGAAAATAAAATTTATAAAGGACCTATTTTTGATTTAGTTAAACAAGTAATCAAGACGCCGGATGATTTAACGGTTGAAAGAGATTTAATTAAACATGGACCAGCGGTAAATATTCTGGCTTTAACTCCCGATCATCGGATTATTCTAAATGAAGAGTATCGAACTGGAGTTAACCGGGAAGTTATTGCTTTACCAGCAGGATTAACTGATCCAAATGAGAGCGATGAAGAAGCAGTTAGACGAGAACTGCGAGAAGAAACGGGTTACCAAGCACAAGAAGTCAAAATGATGACCTACGTTACTAGTTCCGATGGTTTCACTAACGAAATGGTTGGCTTAGCTTTAGTTAAATTTGACCCATCTAATCAAGGAGAGCGCCATTTTGATGCAGATGAGTATGTTACTAATCATTTAGTTCCTTTTGAAGAAGCCTTGCAATTGGTTAAGGACGGTAAAATTTTTTCTGCACATTCAGTTGCTTCAATTTTGTACTTTAACAATTTTGAAAGGGATTTTTAG